The following coding sequences lie in one Methanothermobacter sp. MT-2 genomic window:
- a CDS encoding aspartate carbamoyltransferase regulatory subunit, translating into MRKPMELRVKPIKNGTVIDHITSNKALHVLNILGLPDGKSRVTVGINMESSRYGSKDIVKVENRELESSEVDQIALIAPKATINIIRDYEIVEKWKVHLLDEIHGILKCPNPNCITNKKEPVKTRFYVINREPVILRCHFCERIMEEDEIESQF; encoded by the coding sequence TTGAGGAAACCCATGGAACTTAGGGTTAAACCAATAAAAAATGGGACTGTTATAGACCATATAACTTCAAATAAAGCCTTGCATGTCCTGAATATATTAGGTCTTCCAGATGGTAAAAGTAGGGTTACCGTGGGTATTAACATGGAATCCTCCCGTTATGGTTCGAAGGACATCGTTAAAGTGGAAAATAGGGAACTAGAATCAAGTGAAGTTGATCAGATAGCGCTCATAGCACCCAAGGCAACCATAAACATAATAAGGGATTATGAGATAGTGGAAAAGTGGAAGGTTCACCTTCTCGATGAAATACATGGGATTTTGAAGTGTCCTAACCCAAATTGCATAACCAACAAGAAGGAGCCGGTGAAAACACGATTCTATGTTATCAATAGGGAACCTGTCATTTTGAGGTGTCATTTTTGCGAAAGGATCATGGAAGAAGATGAAATCGAATCCCAATTCTAG
- a CDS encoding ferredoxin produces the protein MKAWLRFLPSIIGKAIISEAIKKYDIEFNILRAHITPRGGKMLVDISGPEERESIKFIEERGIEVKPIIKVVKKDKDKCIDCGACISLCPVKAINMEEDFTVEIDDQVCIGCGFCTKSCPTKSIMLFE, from the coding sequence ATGAAGGCATGGTTAAGGTTCCTTCCAAGTATCATAGGAAAAGCCATAATCTCAGAGGCTATTAAAAAATATGATATCGAGTTCAACATCCTAAGGGCGCATATAACCCCCCGCGGAGGCAAAATGTTAGTTGATATCAGCGGCCCCGAGGAAAGGGAAAGTATAAAATTTATAGAGGAGAGGGGAATAGAAGTAAAGCCTATAATAAAGGTTGTTAAAAAGGATAAAGATAAGTGTATAGATTGTGGAGCGTGCATATCACTTTGTCCAGTTAAGGCAATTAACATGGAAGAGGATTTTACAGTGGAAATAGATGACCAGGTATGTATAGGTTGTGGTTTCTGCACCAAATCTTGTCCCACAAAATCTATAATGTTATTCGAATAG
- a CDS encoding CBS domain containing protein: MKTIEEINQKIKDGDAVVVTASEMTEIVAEYGPREAAREVDVVTTGTFGAMCSSGAFLNFGHSDPPIKMSKTYLNGVEAYSGLAAVDAYIGAAQPNKDPELGLDYGGAHVIEDLIKGEEINLVAEAYGTDCYPLKHVETLITLDKLNQAIMLNPRNCYQNYAVAVNSTDETLYTYMGTLLPNYGNVTYSSAGELSPLINDPYFQTIGFGTRVFLCGTEGYIVGEGTQHSTDVERRHGVPTTSAGTLMLKGDMKKMKPEFLKAATMPKYGPTLYVGVGIPIPVLNEDVAASTGISDEDIICKVVDYGVPRRERPIVKETNYRELKTGKIEINGMEVPTSPLSSLKRARIIAEELKKLIEKGEFLLTSPVYRLPSRGYTLNPLEIRKPSMMVRELESKPVIVTHPDDDIKDVARKLVDNNINHIPVVDKKGVLKGIVTSWDVADAVAKGKTRLRDVMTKKVIIAREDEPVEVVARRIDKYNISGLPIVDSDNRVKGIITAEDISRLVGKIDKGGESI, translated from the coding sequence TTGAAGACCATAGAGGAAATAAACCAGAAAATCAAGGATGGAGATGCTGTTGTAGTCACAGCATCTGAAATGACAGAGATAGTGGCTGAGTATGGGCCTAGAGAGGCGGCCCGTGAAGTGGATGTTGTAACAACAGGTACATTCGGTGCTATGTGCTCATCAGGGGCTTTTTTAAACTTTGGCCATTCTGATCCACCTATTAAAATGTCTAAGACCTATCTTAATGGTGTTGAAGCTTATTCGGGTCTTGCGGCAGTTGATGCGTATATAGGGGCGGCGCAGCCTAACAAAGACCCTGAACTTGGATTAGATTATGGTGGCGCGCATGTTATAGAAGATCTTATAAAAGGTGAGGAAATAAATTTGGTTGCGGAGGCATATGGGACTGACTGTTACCCTTTAAAGCATGTTGAAACATTGATAACCTTAGATAAACTTAACCAGGCTATAATGCTTAATCCCCGTAATTGTTATCAGAATTATGCTGTTGCAGTGAATTCCACCGATGAGACACTTTATACTTATATGGGCACACTTTTACCCAATTATGGTAATGTAACCTATTCAAGTGCTGGGGAGCTCAGCCCACTTATAAATGATCCATACTTTCAGACAATCGGCTTTGGTACAAGGGTCTTTTTATGTGGAACAGAAGGTTACATTGTCGGTGAAGGGACGCAACATTCAACCGACGTGGAAAGGAGACATGGTGTGCCCACAACATCTGCTGGTACATTAATGTTAAAGGGTGATATGAAAAAGATGAAACCAGAATTTTTAAAGGCTGCTACAATGCCAAAATATGGACCAACACTCTATGTTGGAGTCGGCATACCCATACCAGTACTCAATGAGGATGTAGCAGCATCTACAGGTATAAGTGACGAGGACATAATATGTAAGGTTGTTGATTATGGTGTGCCCCGTAGAGAGAGGCCAATAGTCAAGGAGACGAATTATAGGGAGCTTAAAACTGGTAAGATTGAGATAAATGGGATGGAGGTTCCAACTTCACCATTATCATCATTGAAAAGGGCTAGGATAATAGCAGAAGAACTTAAAAAGTTGATAGAAAAAGGAGAATTCCTACTCACATCACCAGTTTATAGGTTGCCATCAAGAGGTTATACCCTAAACCCCCTTGAAATCAGAAAACCTTCAATGATGGTACGTGAATTGGAAAGCAAACCAGTTATAGTGACGCACCCTGATGATGATATTAAAGATGTTGCAAGGAAACTCGTGGATAACAACATTAACCACATTCCTGTTGTTGACAAAAAAGGCGTGCTTAAGGGGATTGTAACATCATGGGATGTTGCCGATGCCGTTGCAAAGGGTAAAACTAGGCTAAGGGATGTTATGACAAAAAAGGTTATAATTGCAAGGGAAGACGAGCCCGTGGAAGTGGTTGCCCGTAGAATAGACAAATATAATATTTCAGGCCTGCCAATCGTCGACTCAGATAACAGGGTTAAGGGTATTATAACAGCAGAGGACATATCAAGGCTGGTTGGGAAGATAGATAAAGGGGGAGAATCCATATGA
- a CDS encoding zinc metalloproteinase — MDISAFEKTIHRLEGKADYTDIRFGESKINSLLMKDGKIQEIRTGHETGISIRVLNGGSWGLAYTSDPSKVDETAEKALRLSERVGGDAEIVSYPPIVDNISSKAKIPPSNVPSEDKKRTLLDIHKAATIDKIISTTINYIDIETKNIFLNSEGSSIESEEVRVALFLNTVASDGLQIQMGHDNIGGCHGYEIIEGEDLERLGRTTSEKAVRLLSAHAPPSGKFTILTDPKLTGVFIHEALGHATEADLILQDDSILKDRLGETIGSKHVKIIDNPTMDAFGHYNYDVEGVKASPTILVENGILKSYLTSRETAQKLGLEPTGNARSNISENPIVRMSNTYIEPGTWNFEEMIEDIKEGIYLKGSRGGQVDTGKGIFQFNAAESFMIKNGEIKEPLRDVSLSGNITETLKKVDAIGSDFKMNIGFCGKAGQIVPVGDGGPHLRVREVVVGGSG, encoded by the coding sequence ATGGACATTAGTGCTTTTGAGAAGACAATCCATCGGCTTGAAGGGAAAGCCGATTATACAGATATAAGGTTTGGTGAATCCAAGATCAATTCTCTTCTTATGAAGGATGGTAAAATACAGGAGATCAGAACAGGCCACGAGACCGGTATAAGTATCAGAGTCCTTAATGGGGGATCATGGGGGCTTGCTTACACTTCAGATCCCTCCAAGGTTGATGAAACGGCTGAGAAGGCCCTTAGATTATCTGAGAGAGTTGGTGGGGATGCTGAAATCGTATCATATCCTCCAATAGTCGACAATATAAGCTCCAAGGCTAAAATACCACCCTCTAATGTACCCTCTGAGGATAAAAAAAGAACTCTACTAGACATACATAAAGCAGCTACCATAGACAAGATCATAAGCACAACAATAAACTACATAGACATAGAAACAAAAAACATTTTCTTAAATTCTGAAGGATCCTCTATAGAATCAGAAGAAGTTAGAGTAGCCCTATTCTTAAATACAGTGGCCTCAGATGGTCTACAAATCCAAATGGGACATGATAACATTGGAGGATGCCATGGCTACGAGATAATTGAAGGAGAAGACCTCGAAAGATTAGGTAGAACAACCAGCGAAAAAGCTGTTAGATTATTATCAGCCCATGCCCCACCCTCAGGCAAATTCACCATCTTAACAGACCCTAAACTTACAGGAGTTTTTATACATGAAGCGCTAGGACATGCAACAGAAGCAGACCTCATACTCCAAGATGATTCAATACTTAAAGATCGTCTCGGTGAAACTATAGGATCAAAACACGTGAAAATAATAGATAACCCTACTATGGACGCCTTCGGACATTACAATTATGATGTAGAAGGTGTGAAGGCATCACCCACAATACTCGTGGAAAACGGAATCCTAAAATCCTATTTAACATCAAGGGAAACCGCGCAAAAATTGGGTCTCGAACCAACAGGTAATGCACGTTCAAACATCAGCGAAAATCCCATTGTAAGGATGAGTAACACCTACATAGAACCTGGAACTTGGAACTTCGAGGAGATGATCGAAGACATAAAAGAGGGAATATACCTTAAGGGTTCAAGAGGTGGGCAAGTTGACACAGGCAAAGGCATATTCCAATTCAATGCTGCAGAGTCCTTCATGATAAAAAATGGGGAGATAAAAGAACCCCTCAGGGATGTTTCACTTTCAGGGAATATTACAGAAACCCTCAAAAAAGTCGATGCTATAGGATCAGATTTCAAAATGAACATTGGATTTTGCGGTAAAGCAGGGCAAATAGTACCTGTAGGTGATGGTGGACCCCACCTAAGGGTTAGAGAAGTGGTGGTGGGTGGAAGCGGATAA
- a CDS encoding protein Mfer_1263, which translates to MLSKEDGELLIKVARKAIKTYLENKMKIEPPMVPSHLKEKRGVFVTLNKNGDLRGCIGFPEPIKPLIDGVIEAAIAAATSDPRFPPVTLDELNKIRIEVSVLTKPEPIEVEDPREYPKMIKVGKDGLIIERGFYKGLLLPQVAIEWGFDEEEFLCNTCLKAGLPPDCWYDNETKIYKFQAQIFHEKT; encoded by the coding sequence ATGCTCTCAAAAGAAGATGGAGAACTACTTATAAAAGTTGCAAGGAAAGCCATCAAAACATACCTAGAAAATAAGATGAAAATAGAACCTCCAATGGTCCCATCCCATCTAAAGGAAAAAAGAGGAGTTTTCGTAACACTAAATAAAAATGGAGATCTTAGAGGGTGTATAGGATTCCCAGAGCCGATAAAACCTCTAATAGATGGTGTTATTGAGGCTGCGATAGCAGCAGCCACATCAGATCCAAGATTTCCCCCAGTAACCCTAGATGAACTCAACAAAATCCGAATAGAAGTTAGCGTGCTCACAAAACCAGAACCCATAGAAGTGGAAGACCCCAGAGAATATCCCAAGATGATAAAAGTGGGAAAAGACGGGCTCATCATCGAAAGAGGATTCTACAAGGGACTACTATTACCCCAAGTCGCAATTGAATGGGGTTTCGACGAAGAAGAATTCCTCTGCAACACCTGCCTAAAAGCGGGCCTCCCACCTGATTGCTGGTATGACAATGAAACAAAAATCTACAAGTTCCAAGCCCAGATATTCCATGAAAAAACCTAG
- a CDS encoding GTP1/OBG family GTP-binding protein encodes MKIPPIPTTEELLNKAFSRARKAASAARTSKMPSQKKAKTIEIIRVQTACNVIRDKLKLIIESTPNIESLPEFYQDYIDVTVGIDPLKKSLGAINWAASIIGQLEGEYRRRIKKSRPSLASSIRREAYGRISSVIKKVEDDLDFLDFARNKLKNMPTVDFDAFTVVIAGFPNVGKSTILRRLTSAKPKVAEYPFTTKGIQIGYFEMKWNKIQVIDTPGLLDRPVDEMNNIELKAMVALENLADVILFIFDASETCGYPMKSQYNLFKDLKRIFRIPFICVFNKMDLIENIKYIKKYTIKVEDPILISAIEDEGVSRLIKKLEGLHETQIRKTIKYVGKKKIDG; translated from the coding sequence ATGAAGATACCCCCAATCCCTACAACTGAAGAACTTTTAAACAAGGCATTCAGTAGAGCTAGAAAAGCCGCCTCAGCCGCCCGCACATCAAAAATGCCAAGTCAAAAAAAAGCAAAGACAATAGAAATTATAAGAGTACAAACCGCCTGCAACGTCATCAGAGACAAATTAAAATTGATAATAGAAAGCACACCAAACATAGAAAGCCTGCCAGAATTCTACCAAGACTATATAGATGTAACAGTGGGGATTGACCCCCTGAAAAAATCATTAGGCGCTATTAACTGGGCCGCTAGTATAATAGGACAACTCGAAGGCGAATATAGGAGACGTATAAAAAAATCAAGGCCTTCATTAGCATCATCCATTAGAAGAGAAGCATATGGCAGAATATCATCTGTCATAAAAAAAGTTGAAGATGATCTCGATTTTCTAGATTTCGCAAGGAACAAGTTGAAAAACATGCCCACAGTAGATTTTGACGCCTTCACCGTAGTTATAGCAGGGTTTCCAAATGTTGGAAAATCAACAATATTGCGGAGATTAACCAGTGCAAAGCCAAAGGTTGCTGAATATCCATTCACAACAAAGGGGATTCAAATAGGATACTTTGAAATGAAATGGAATAAAATCCAAGTCATAGACACTCCTGGTCTATTGGATCGTCCAGTCGATGAAATGAACAACATAGAATTAAAGGCAATGGTTGCATTGGAAAATTTGGCTGATGTGATACTATTCATCTTTGACGCGTCAGAAACATGTGGTTATCCCATGAAAAGCCAATATAATCTATTCAAAGACTTGAAGAGAATATTTAGGATACCCTTCATCTGCGTATTTAACAAGATGGATCTCATAGAAAATATTAAGTATATCAAAAAATATACTATAAAGGTTGAGGATCCTATATTAATTTCGGCAATAGAAGATGAGGGAGTCTCTAGGTTAATAAAAAAATTGGAGGGTCTCCATGAAACGCAGATTAGAAAAACCATTAAGTATGTTGGAAAAAAGAAGATTGATGGCTGA
- a CDS encoding small heat shock protein, with protein sequence MKRRLEKPLSMLEKRRLMAEKMIEDMIKNMKEMQKEFEKRISEYSEVLPEKPTLDLIETDDKLIVKTDLPGVKKEDINIELTEDTITISAEFKEEIEVEEANYVKKERRYGEAKRELRLPAKIKVDEATATFEDGVLTVELPKVEVKKKHTIKVE encoded by the coding sequence ATGAAACGCAGATTAGAAAAACCATTAAGTATGTTGGAAAAAAGAAGATTGATGGCTGAGAAAATGATAGAAGACATGATAAAGAATATGAAAGAGATGCAAAAAGAATTTGAAAAGAGAATATCAGAGTATTCAGAAGTTTTACCCGAAAAACCAACCCTAGACCTTATAGAAACTGATGATAAACTAATCGTAAAGACAGATCTTCCAGGGGTTAAAAAGGAGGATATAAACATAGAATTAACAGAGGATACCATTACTATATCAGCAGAGTTTAAAGAAGAAATAGAAGTGGAAGAAGCCAATTATGTGAAAAAAGAGCGCAGATACGGTGAAGCAAAAAGAGAACTGAGATTACCAGCCAAGATAAAAGTGGATGAAGCTACAGCAACATTCGAAGACGGTGTGTTAACCGTAGAACTTCCAAAGGTGGAAGTCAAAAAGAAACACACCATAAAAGTAGAATAA
- a CDS encoding glutamine--fructose-6-phosphate transaminase: MKYGMYYEIFQQPESMQETLKNEGSHMDEISSELREYNKIYLLGCGSSLSTCYSVRDAINIYYDMDISIFTGYEFLYHKKIQDQDSIVILTSQSGETADTLAALRKAKKNNLKTITITNEAASTMARESDEIILTYCQHEDAIVATKTYLTQLLCLYHIFFGTYDDELSKNILKDLEKLPTVVNELISETREDNKLLAFEFKDYDIFYCMGSGPNYGLAYKLAMTMFMEGALKHACPLYSGEFRHGLIERVEEGIPVIFLDADLPGDVITRKSIKFCEEINAKNIIFSMEDYSDLNRLLSPFILAIPLEWFIYYLAYYNNKDPGATRHIGKVRF, encoded by the coding sequence ATGAAGTATGGGATGTACTATGAGATCTTCCAACAACCAGAATCAATGCAGGAAACATTAAAAAATGAAGGATCCCATATGGATGAAATCTCCAGTGAACTGAGAGAATATAACAAAATATACCTATTAGGGTGTGGAAGCTCCCTATCAACATGTTATTCTGTACGTGACGCCATCAACATATATTATGATATGGATATAAGCATATTCACAGGCTATGAATTCCTTTACCACAAAAAAATCCAAGACCAGGATTCCATTGTCATATTAACTTCACAGTCAGGTGAAACAGCAGACACCCTCGCAGCATTGCGAAAAGCGAAAAAAAATAACCTTAAAACCATAACAATAACCAATGAGGCTGCAAGTACCATGGCAAGGGAGTCGGATGAGATTATACTAACCTATTGTCAACATGAAGATGCAATAGTAGCGACAAAAACATATTTAACCCAATTACTCTGCCTATACCATATTTTTTTCGGAACCTATGATGATGAACTTTCCAAGAATATACTCAAAGATCTTGAGAAGTTGCCAACTGTTGTGAATGAACTTATAAGTGAGACGAGAGAGGATAATAAACTCCTTGCATTTGAATTCAAAGATTATGATATATTTTATTGTATGGGGAGCGGTCCGAATTATGGTCTTGCCTATAAACTTGCGATGACAATGTTCATGGAAGGAGCGCTCAAACATGCCTGTCCACTTTATTCAGGAGAATTCAGACATGGGCTGATTGAAAGAGTTGAAGAAGGCATCCCAGTAATATTCTTAGATGCTGATCTTCCAGGTGATGTTATCACAAGAAAATCCATCAAATTCTGCGAAGAAATCAATGCTAAGAATATAATTTTTTCAATGGAAGATTACAGTGACCTTAACAGGCTACTATCACCTTTTATATTAGCCATACCACTTGAATGGTTCATATATTACCTTGCATATTACAATAACAAGGACCCTGGGGCCACTAGACATATAGGGAAGGTAAGGTTCTGA
- a CDS encoding predicted phosphomethylpyrimidine kinase, with protein MGGYGILSEIENLKKALEMVTSSRGFYRLIPEVRTNIVMAKEKARTIDDVAGIPGRITVHKTEVFACREPDYGASSHLARLIIEIRKYDPSLRSAINLKYDEKIIEICDGMGLRVSYYDRRKEPENIKEEEGATIPWGVKVAIKRIGRVPDVIYHKGDWGKEPMIILLAADAIEAAKTAIKIGEKYSGG; from the coding sequence TTGGGGGGTTATGGTATACTATCAGAAATTGAAAATTTAAAAAAGGCCCTTGAGATGGTAACTTCATCAAGGGGATTTTATAGGCTCATCCCAGAAGTGAGAACTAATATAGTGATGGCGAAAGAAAAGGCTAGGACAATTGATGACGTGGCAGGGATCCCTGGGAGGATCACAGTCCATAAAACGGAGGTTTTCGCATGCAGAGAACCAGATTATGGGGCATCCTCTCATCTAGCACGTCTTATAATAGAGATACGAAAATATGATCCTAGTCTTAGGAGTGCCATTAACCTAAAATATGATGAGAAAATCATAGAGATCTGTGATGGAATGGGACTTAGGGTATCATATTATGATAGGAGAAAAGAGCCGGAGAATATTAAAGAGGAGGAGGGTGCGACAATCCCATGGGGTGTTAAAGTCGCGATAAAAAGGATAGGGAGAGTCCCTGATGTCATCTACCATAAAGGGGATTGGGGGAAAGAGCCAATGATAATATTGTTAGCAGCTGATGCCATTGAAGCTGCTAAAACGGCCATTAAAATAGGTGAAAAATACAGTGGGGGTTAA